One Kryptolebias marmoratus isolate JLee-2015 linkage group LG21, ASM164957v2, whole genome shotgun sequence DNA segment encodes these proteins:
- the rnf6 gene encoding E3 ubiquitin-protein ligase RNF6, protein MDPPGGGDERRRQAERLRREEAYYHFINELSEEEYRLMRDSNLLGTPGEVTAEELQQRLDGAKERILSQPHTEQRSQTADSGEQQSSSSVGEERGTGGRGGPGSTEPGAESSNGDSLLEWLNTFRRTGNATRSGQSGNQTWRAVSRTNPNSGEFRFSLEININHDQPEPGEHNDSVNTVDAAELTPLNTTAPSIRTGTSLSSTRPSAASRSAPYPSPRPAISRRMETRRTRSSTTTLSMSPAVLPPPEATPAAAQRRATTLHSSSPPPTVSNPPVAQTTPSQHQLPNVEVERGHDDMSASQDCPRVSPQTELQAPASGHESRSSRTRSRGRARRAATGSGVSSRVSRRSRSPLHRTPVISTAPPSSSVPIGFAIHTQPTSVTTSVSMETGETVSEPAALTETAVEAVERERESHTVGAGSSAVRRHPTIMLDLQVRRIRPGENRDRDSIASRTRSRARVAENTVTFESDSGGFRRTISRSERAGIRTYVSTIRIPLRRISETGLGEPNSTALRSILRQIMTGFGELSSLMETEANSETVAPSHADVTGTNGDTNPTIRLHSNESVPGQESAGEVVLERERLVGSEEEQSGQAGPVGGGVSATDGRANSRDTNNLVENGTLPILRLAHFFLLNDEDDNEHPRGLTKEQIDNLSTRTYGQASLEGEMGRACSVCINEYAQGNKLRRLPCSHEFHIHCIDRWLSENNTCPICRQPVLSVHHD, encoded by the exons ATGGACCCTCCTGGTGGGGGAGACGAACGCCGGAGGCAGGCAGAGCGTCTTCGACGGGAGGAGGCATACTATCACTTCATTAATGAACTTAGTGAAGAGGAGTACCGTCTCATGAGAGACAGCAACCTGCTGGGCACCCCAG GTGAGGTAActgcagaggagctgcagcagcgtCTGGACGGCGCAAAAGAGCGCATATTGTCTCAGCCCCACACCGAACAACGCTCGCAGACTGCTGACTCTGGAGAACAGCAGAGCAGTAGCAGTGtgggagaggagagagggactggaggaagaggagggccAG ggagCACAGAACCTGGGGCAGAGTCGTCTAATGGCGATTCTTTACTGGAATGGCTTAACACTTTTAGACGCACCGGTAATGCTACTCGGAGTGGGCAGAGTGGCAACCAGACATGGCGGGCTGTCAGCCGGACCAATCCTAACAGTGGGGAATTCCGCTTTAGTCTTGAGATCAACATAAACCACGATCAGCCCGAGCCTGGGGAGCATAATGACAGTGTGAACACTGTAGACGCAGCAGAGCTGACTCCTCTAAACACAACTGCACCCTCTATACGCACTGGTACCTCACTGTCCAGCACTCGTCCTTCAGCTGCATCAAGGTCAGCCCCATATCCCTCCCCCCGTCCAGCCATCAGCAGAAGGATGGAGACACGGCGTACACGCAGCAGCACTACCACGCTTTCCATGAGCCCCGCTGTACTTCCTCCTCCAGAGGCAACCCCAGCTGCTGCTCAAAGGAGGGCTACAACTTTGCACTCTTCATCACCTCCTCCTACTGTTTCCAATCCCCCTGTCGCTCAAACTACACCTTCTCAGCATCAGCTTCCAAATGTGGAGGTAGAGCGCGGGCATGATGATATGTCTGCTTCTCAAGACTGTCCTCGAGTGTCACCCCAGACTGAATTGCAAGCCCCCGCTTCAGGACACGAATCTCGCAGCAGTAGGACTCGATCACGTGGTCGTGCACGTAGGGCTGCAACAGGGAGTGGCGTTTCATCTCGTGTGTCAAGACGAAGTCGTTCCCCTTTACACAGAACACCTGTTATCAGTACCGCACCACCATCCAGCAGTGTCCCCATTGGTTTTGCTATCCATACTCAGCCAACCAGTGTAACAACCTCTGTGTCAATGGAGACCGGAGAGACTGTATCAGAACCCGCTGCTCTAACAGAGACGGCTGTAGAAGCTGTGGAGCGTGAGAGGGAATCGCATACAGTAGGAGCAGGAAGTTCGGCAGTAAGACGGCACCCGACCATCATGTTGGACCTGCAGGTGAGAAGGATTCGACCGGGGGAAAATCGAGATCGGGACAGCATTGCTAGCAGAACACGTTCTCGTGCACGAGTTGCTGAAAATACTGTCACTTTTGAAAGCGATAGCGGTGGATTTAGGCGCACCATCTCCCGTTCTGAGCGAGCTGGAATCCGCACTTATGTGAGCACTATCCGGATTCCCCTGAGGCGCATTAGCGAGACAGGCCTGGGAGAACCCAACTCCACTGCTTTACGCTCCATCTTGCGTCAGATTATGACTGGATTTGGGGAGCTAAGCTCTCTGATGGAGACAGAGGCTAATTCTGAAACTGTTGCACCTAGCCACGCAGACGTTACCGGGACAAATGGTGACACCAACCCAACTATTCGTCTGCATTCAAATGAAAGTGTTCCTGGCCAGGAGAGTGCAGGTGAGGTAGTGTTGGAGAGGGAGAGGCTGGTGGGGAGTGAGGAAGAGCAAAGTGGGCAGGCTGGACCTGTGGGTGGAGGAGTTAGCGCCACGGATGGACGAGCCAACAGTAGGGACACAAACAACTTGGTAGAAAACGGCACTCTGCCTATCCTGCGGCTGGCTCACTTCTTTTTACTCAACGACGAGGACGACAACGAGCATCCAAGGGGCCTGACCAAAGAGCAAATTGACAATCTATCCACACGTACCTACGGTCAGGCCAGCCTGGAGGGGGAAATGGGTCGTGCATGTAGCGTGTGCATCAATGAATACGCGCAAGGCAACAAGCTGCGTCGTCTGCCCTGCTCACATGAGTTCCACATCCACTGCATTGACCGCTGGCTTTCTGAAAACAACACTTGCCCCATCTGCAGGCAGCCTGTACTCTCTGTGCATCACGATTGA
- the cdk8 gene encoding cyclin-dependent kinase 8: MDYDFKVKLTGERERVEDLFEYEGCKVGRGTYGHVYKAKRKDGKDDKDYALKQIEGTGISMSACREIALLRELKHPNVISLQKVFLSHADRKVWLLFDYAEHDLWHIIKFHRASKANKKPLQLPRGMVKSLLYQILDGIHYLHANWVLHRDLKPANILVMGEGPERGRVKIADMGFARLFNSPLKPLADLDPVVVTFWYRAPELLLGARHYTKAIDIWAIGCIFAELLTSEPIFHCRQEDIKTSNPYHHDQLDRIFNVMGFPADKDWEDIKKMPEHSTLMKDFRRNTYTNCSLIKYMEKHKVKPDSKAFHLLQKLLTMDPIRRITSELAMQDAYFLEEPLPTSDVFAGCQIPYPKREFLTEEEPEDKGDKKNQQQQQGNNHTNGAGHTGNPENSHAQGPPLKKVRVVPPTTTSGGLIMTSDYQRSNPHAAYQNPGPSTSLPQSSMGYSSTSQQPPQYSHQSHRY; the protein is encoded by the exons ATGGACTATGATTTCAAAGTGAAGCTGACCGGGGAAAGGGAGCGAGTGGAGGACCTGTTTGAGTACGAAGGATGTAAAGTGGGAAGAGGGACCTACGGTCATGTCTACAAGGCGAAGAGAAAAGATGG GAAGGATGATAAGGACTACGCCCTCAAGCAGATTGAAGGCACTGGTATCTCCATGTCAGCCTGCAGAGAGATTGCA CTGCTGCGGGAGCTGAAACATCCCAACGTCATCTCGCTACAGAAGGTTTTCCTGTCACACGCGGACCGTAAAGTGTGGCTGCTCTTCGACTACGCAGAACACGATCTATGg CACATTATTAAGTTTCACAGAGCGTCCAAGGCCAACAAGAAGCCACTTCAGCTGCCTAGAGGAATGGTCAAGTCTTTGCTCTACCAGATTCTGGATGGCATCCATTACCTCCACGCCAACTGGGTCCTCCACAGAGACCTT AAACCAGCAAACATTTTAGTGATGGGAGAAGGACCTGAGAGGGGTAGAGTAAAGATTG CGGACATGGGGTTTGCTCGTCTCTTCAATTCACCGCTGAAGCCTTTAGCTGACCTCGACCCCGTAGTGGTCACTTTCTGGTACAGAGCACCTGAACTGCTGCTGGGAGCTCGGCACTACACCAAAGCCATCG ACATCTGGGCGATCGGCTGCATTTTCGCGGAGCTGCTTACGTCTGAGCCCATATTCCACTGTCGCCAGGAGGACATCAAGACCAGCAACCCGTACCACCATGACCAACTGGACCGAATCTTTAATGTTATGGGCTTTCCTGCTG ATAAAGACTGGGAGGACATCAAAAAGATGCCAGAGCACTCCACGCTGATGAAAGACTTCAGAAGGAACAC ATACACAAACTGCAGCCTAATAAAGTACATGGAAAAACATAAAGTTAAACCAGACAGTAAAGCATTCCACTTG CTGCAAAAGCTGTTGACCATGGACCCCATCCGTAGAATCACATCTGAGCTGGCGATGCAGGACGCCTACTTTTTAGAAGAACCTCTACCCACCTCTGA TGTGTTTGCGGGTTGCCAGATTCCTTATCCCAAGAGAGAGTTCCTGACAGAAGAGGAGCCAGAGGACAAAGGAGACAAA aagaaccagcagcagcaacagggAAACAACCACACCAATGGGGCGGGGCACACTGGCAACCCAGAAAATAGCCATGCCCAGGGCCCACCTCTGAAGAAAGTGCGAGTTGTCCCTCCCACCACTACCTCAGGTGGCCTCATAATGACCTCAGACTACCAG cGCTCTAATCCACATGCTGCCTACCAGAACCCTGGACCAAGCACATCACTGCCACAGAGCAGCATGGGATACTCCTCTACCTCCCAACAGCCGCCCCAGTACTCCCACCAGTCCCACCGTTACTAA